The Candidatus Nanosynbacter featherlites DNA window GCCGGCACTTTGGGTTTGTATATTTCATACGGCTCAGCATCAGGCTGCACCTCATGCTCAATGTGTACTACTTTTTTGTCTTTATCTAACCAGATGATATCGAGCGGAAAACTCATATTGCGCATCACCATTTCCCACTTGTCATCACCCTCAAATTTAAACAGCATCGCTTGGTTATCCGTCAAGCTCGTCCGATCACTCAGACCCTTATACCGCTGCTCAGCCGTTTCCGCAATTTCAGCCTGCAATGTCGCCTGACCAGCCCTGACCACGACTGGGCGAGGTTTATTGACATCGCACAGCAGAGTATAGGCACCGTAAGCGATCATCACAATGATCATAATCATGATACATCGAGAAATGAAATGATGCCCCTTACGAGCTGTCTGCATAAGCTCCATAGCTCAATTATAACACTTATGTTTTATATATAAACCACGGGCTAATCAGGAAAACAAACCGCGCTTTTTGGAGGTGTTAAATTGTTCCAAAAGTTCACGTTGTTTTTTGCTCAATTTGGTTGGCGTGTCAACGATGATACCAACGATGTGCGGGCCACGAGCATCATTCCTCAGGTGTGGCACGCCATGCCCTGATAGCTTAAAATCAGTACCGCTTTGGGTGCCAGCCGGAACTTTCATGCGCACTACACCGTCCACCGTTTCAACATCAATTTCCGTACCCAGCGCCGCATCAACCATAGAAACATGCTCTTCCGAAAGAATGATATCGCCTTCACGAGTAAACTTTTTGTGAGCTTTGACTCTGATTTGAACGTACAAGTCTCCTCGCTCGCCATCTTGAATCGCTTCACCATGTCCACGCAAACGAATAGCCGCGCCATCATCAATACCTGCTGGAATTTTGACCGTAATCTCGCGGTTCTTACGCGTCGTTCCCTTGCCGTGGCAAACTGAACATTTCTTTTCAGGGATTTTACCTCGACCATTACAGGTTGGGCAGGTGATAGCTTGTTGAATTTGCCCAAAGATGGAATTCATCACCCGCATCTGCTGGCCAGACCCTTTACAATCATCACACGTCTTCAAACTATACCCAGGCTCAACACCCTCACCTTTACAGTGTTCACATTCATCATCCATCGTCAGGCTGATTTTTTTCTCAACGCCAAATACAGCTTCTTCAAAGGTCAAAGCAACCGTTGTTTCTATGTCGCGACCGCGCCGTGGACCACCTTGCCGCCCAGCGCCACCACCAAAGAACTGACTAAAGATGTCGCCAAAGCCACCGCCAAAATCAAAGTTGACACCTTCTGCACCAAAACCGCCAAAGCCTTCAAATGGATTGCCGCCAAAGCCACCGCCCGAAGCTCCGCCGACACCGGCATGGCCAAATTGGTCATATCGCTGTCGCTTTTGTTTGTCTTTCAGGACTTCATAGGCTTCATTGACCTCTTTGAACTTCTCTTCATCACCGCCTTCTTTGTCAGGATGATATTTCACTGCAGCTTTACGAAAAGCCTTCTTGATTTCATCTTCAGAAGCGGTTTTAGACACGCCTAACACTTCATAATAATCACGTTTGGTCATATATTCTATTGTACGGTTCGTTAGCACTCATGTCAATAGAGTGCTAGTTAGATAGCCAATTTACATAATCTTTTGACTTTTTTTATATTCTGTGATATACAGAGAAGCATAGGCTTTGTAAAAACATAAATACAAGTCGAAGCGAGGATACTATGGTACAAACAACAGCAGTCTTAGAACGGCAAAATACCAACCTTAGCACAGCTCCATCGAGCTTTGAAGAGCTGGAGAAAAGGTTTTACTCGCTTGAAGAAGAAAAACAAATCGAAAGCCTGATGCCACTGGCTAAAAAACTGGCCGAAGATCCAGAGCTAGCTGAACAGTTTGGTGTGTTCAAATGGCTAACTATAGGTGATTATGACCGTGAACAACGAAATGCCGGTAGACACCCTTGGCCAGAGCTAGAAATTAACGGTGAAAAACGCATCTTTTCGGTACCAGTCGTTGCTGGTATTGTCCGCTGGGAAGACCGTAATGGAGAGCCTCAGTATAGTGCCCTTTCGGTCATGAAAGACAACTGGCGCGGCGACCCTGATGCCTGGCTGGTCACAAAATTTGGCTTTAAAAAAGGACAAACCGAACGGCTTGAAACGCTCGGCACCACGGTTGATGCCGCCAATCAAGGCACCATTGTCCTTAAACCGCGGAATTATCACAACATGCCGCCATTAAGCCGTCCATCAATTGACAAAACGCCAATGTATCAGCTGGAAAGAATTGCCGTTAAACTTGATCCGACCTACCATTCAGTGCACGCAGAATACCATGAGCCATATCAAGACCGGCGGGAAGTTATGGATATTGAACTGCTCTGGGAGGCGATGTCGCGTGAGATTGGTGAACGAGTTGATGACCTATTCCCAGAGTCTGATGATATGGAGACCGCTCCATCAACGGGCGCTCCCAAAAAACTTGCTGCCTACACACTCCAGCAGGTTATGAAAAAATAATTCAGCAGAATTTCATCAAATTCGTGATTTGGCTGCGCACAGTGCCGCGTGCAATTCACGAGCATCACTATACCGGCCCTCCCACGGTCCAGTAGCGATTGTCATTATTTCTTGTATATCTTTTTGCTGAGACAGCGCAGGTTTGATACGGTATTCTGGGAAATCACTACCTGATTCCCAAATCAAATCATGTGTTAGCTCATGAAACACCATACCGATGGCATACACATCAAATCGGTAATCAATGAACAAGCCTGACTTGGCAATCTCTGGTGCATGTTCCCTGTTCCAGCTTGAATGCGGTCTAGTCTGTATATACGGAGATCTAACCTGGTTATAATCAAATAGCGTCAGTATTGGCCGGCTCTCAGTCTCATCGTAGAAGATGTTCGTT harbors:
- the dnaJ gene encoding molecular chaperone DnaJ — its product is MTKRDYYEVLGVSKTASEDEIKKAFRKAAVKYHPDKEGGDEEKFKEVNEAYEVLKDKQKRQRYDQFGHAGVGGASGGGFGGNPFEGFGGFGAEGVNFDFGGGFGDIFSQFFGGGAGRQGGPRRGRDIETTVALTFEEAVFGVEKKISLTMDDECEHCKGEGVEPGYSLKTCDDCKGSGQQMRVMNSIFGQIQQAITCPTCNGRGKIPEKKCSVCHGKGTTRKNREITVKIPAGIDDGAAIRLRGHGEAIQDGERGDLYVQIRVKAHKKFTREGDIILSEEHVSMVDAALGTEIDVETVDGVVRMKVPAGTQSGTDFKLSGHGVPHLRNDARGPHIVGIIVDTPTKLSKKQRELLEQFNTSKKRGLFS
- a CDS encoding DUF192 domain-containing protein, producing the protein MELMQTARKGHHFISRCIMIMIIVMIAYGAYTLLCDVNKPRPVVVRAGQATLQAEIAETAEQRYKGLSDRTSLTDNQAMLFKFEGDDKWEMVMRNMSFPLDIIWLDKDKKVVHIEHEVQPDAEPYEIYKPKVPARYVLEVAAGVAKKSSIVKGAKVEFTTEATQ
- a CDS encoding protein kinase domain-containing protein, whose amino-acid sequence is MQQLMNDQPNHLLAPLAIRAAQGEPLHEVYPLMGATLDKQKHIVQQKINDGEIVARTVLNMMVQVTEAAGYLHERGLVHHDIRPTNIFYDETESRPILTLFDYNQVRSPYIQTRPHSSWNREHAPEIAKSGLFIDYRFDVYAIGMVFHELTHDLIWESGSDFPEYRIKPALSQQKDIQEIMTIATGPWEGRYSDARELHAALCAAKSRI